From Prionailurus viverrinus isolate Anna chromosome B2, UM_Priviv_1.0, whole genome shotgun sequence, the proteins below share one genomic window:
- the LOC125165854 gene encoding butyrophilin-like protein 1, which yields MEDCRRGSLLSCLTSLLLFFQLPAGGSAEEFVVTGPSDPIVAVMGGNVTLPCHVSPAMDVENMELRWFRSKFSEAVFIYENQQEQKEEQLAQYTGRTSLVKDFLSQGEATVRIHKVQASDNGLYTCFFRKGGFYEEASLELKVAGVGSVPQVHITGPEEDGVRVVCTASGWFPKPQIQWRAANGEKFLTFSETHAQDTEGLFSVESALVVRDSSSGNMTCSVLNPVLDQKKAMAIFIPEPFFPQASPWKPAFIVSLVVLMLSLLGAAYYIKTEHTVKRQEMQEWERLRRDKEEARRTKEEALKARDELQEDLGRRKSIYLGGWRKAQLYADWRKEKFQALSVTLDPASADPHLAVSGGQTSVTLEDTTEDPGGPCSILGQEAITSGRCYWEVEIKNGNRSEWGLGVCRGDVERKDWYREVPELGFWVLGWYGGKLYALVLPESQEIGDEVPHRVGVFLDLKEGDVSFYNMTDGSHLFSFPLTTSTGTLFPYFMIKSGDVSLTICSVVGVPTETPVPLNNLPSSLEEPVSLSGDGFSSGSAVDGALPGANSPLLPYGPEAM from the exons ATGGAGGATTGCCGCAGAGGCTCTTTGCTCTCCTGTCTCAcctccctgcttctcttcttccagTTGCCTGCTGGGGGGTCTGCAG AGGAGTTTGTGGTGACTGGCCCCTCGGACCCCATTGTGGCAGTGATGGGTGGGAACGTCACGCTGCCCTGTCATGTGTCCCCAGCCATGGATGTGGAAAACATGGAGCTGCGGTGGTTCCGCTCCAAGTTCTCAGAAGCAGTGTTCATCTATGAAAACCAGCAGGAACAGAAAGAAGAGCAGCTGGCTCAGTACACAGGGCGGACCTCGCTGGTGAAGGACTTCCTCAGCCAGGGGGAGGCCACTGTGCGTATCCACAAGGTCCAGGCTTCCGACAACGGGCTGTATACCTGCTTCTTCAGAAAGGGAGGTTTCTATGAAGAGGCCAGTTTGGAGCTGAAGGTGGCAG GTGTGGGCTCTGTCCCTCAAGTGCACATCACAGGGCCAGAGGAGGACGGGGTCCGAGTGGTGTGCACGGCCTCGGGATGGTTCCCAAAGCCCCAGATACAGTGGAGAGCTGCTAATGGGGAAAAGTTCCTGACATTCTCTGAGACCCATGCCCAAGACACTGAAGGGCTGttcagcgtggagtctgctctGGTGGTGAGGGACAGCTCTTCAGGGAACATGACCTGCTCAGTCCTCAACCCCGTCCTGGACCAGAAGAAGGCGATGGCCATTTTCATCCCAG AGCCCTTCTTCCCCCAGGCCTCTCCCTGGAAGCCAGCTTTCATAGTGAGCCTTGTGGTGCTGATGCTCTCACTCCTTGGGGCTGCCTATTACATCAAGACAGAACATACTGTAAAGAGGCAGGAGATGCAGGAATGGGAGAGACTGCGCAGGGACAAGGAGGAGGCCCGGCGGACAAAGGAGGAGGCGTTGAAGGCCAGAG ATGAACTCCAAGAAGATCTCG GCAGGAGGAAATCCATTTACCTGGGTG GCTGGAGGAAGGCGCAGTTGTATGCAG ACTGGCGGAAGGAGAAGTTCCAGGCCT TGTCTGTCACTCTGGATCCAGCGTCTGCAGATCCGCACCTTGCTGTCTCTGGTGGACAGACTAGTGTGACCTTGGAGGACACAACTGAGGACCCAGGAGGACCCTGTAGCATCTTGGGCCAGGAGGCCATCACATCAGGGCGCTGCTACTGGGAGGTGGAGATCAAGAATGGAAACAGAAGCGAGTGGGGTCTGGGGGTCTGTAGGGGAGATGTGGAGAGGAAAGACTGGTACAGAGAGGTGCCAGAACTGGGGTTCTGGGTTCTGGGGTGGTACGGAGGTAAATTATATGCCCTTGTACTCCCTGAGAGTCAGGAAATCGGTGATGAAGTTCCCCACAGGGTGGGTGTTTTCTTAGACCTCAAAGAAGGGGATGTCTCCTTCTATAACATGACTGATGGATCtcaccttttctccttccctctaaCTACCTCCACTGGGACTCTGTTTCCATACTTCATGATTAAGTCAGGGGATGTGTCCCTGACCATCTGCTCTGTGGTGGGTGTGCCTACAGAGACCCCTGTGCCCCTTAACAATCTTCCTTCTTCTTTGGAGGAACCTGTAAGCCTCTCAGGGGATGGGTTCAGCTCAGGCTCTGCTGTTGATGGTGCTCTCCCAGGGGCCAACTCTCCATTACTCCCCTATGGCCCTGAGGCTATGTGA